A genomic region of Papaver somniferum cultivar HN1 chromosome 7, ASM357369v1, whole genome shotgun sequence contains the following coding sequences:
- the LOC113293546 gene encoding transcription factor bHLH137-like: MAAFTFQPHFHLDSLFMSNNNNYIINPIYFPSMQDSSLQIFDNNVQQKIEPSMSDKTTTDNTPTSSIVVDLEGGGDDQVINSQEKTNPSMEKKKRKNGSCLDSDINQSKDRKQRSKPKRQKKCELEVKEEKKIKEDKNKKKRDEAKAAIKDGADYVHVRARRGQASDSHSLAERVRREKISERLKMLQSLVPGCDKVNSKAHMLDEIINYVQSLQVQVEMLSMKLAYMNPILYDFGMDLADGFFCHELQKPITSTLAAATSSPLPLTTAPAPTTTNSTTAPTEIANVVTPTFSSTSNDTTLHENSVLFSTIQQQEVQQQQKLNDFSQVLLQQQQQQELPNNEDLLCYMDYYHQHHHRQEGATNLFFYE; this comes from the exons ATGGCAGCTTTTACATTTCAACCACATTTTCATCTTGACTCACTTTTCATGTCAAACAACAACAATTATATCATCAATCCAATCTACTTTCCATCAATGCAAGATTCTTCTCTTCAGATTTTTGATAACAATGTTCAACAAAAGATTGAACCTAGTATGAGTGACAAAACTACCACAGATAATACTCCTACTTCATCCATTGTTGTTGAtttagaaggtggtggtgatgatcaaGTGATTAACAGTCAAGAGAAAACCAACCCatcaatggagaagaagaagaggaagaatgggtcttGTCTGGATTCTGATATTAATCAATCCAAG GATAGGAAGCAGAGAAGTAAACCAAAGAGACAGAAGAAATGTGAGTTAGAagtgaaagaagaaaagaaaatcaaagaagataagaacaaaaagaaaagggATGAAGCGAAAGCAGCAATAAAAGATGGTGCTGATTATGTTCATGTAAGAGCACGGAGAGGTCAAGCAAGTGACAGTCACAGCCTTGCTGAAAGG GTAAGAAGAGAGAAAATCAGTGAGAGGTTAAAGATGCTGCAAAGCCTTGTCCCTGGATGTGACAAGGTGAACAGTAAGGCACATATGTTGGACGAAATAATCAATTATGTTCAGTCCTTGCAAGTTCAAGTTGAg ATGTTATCTATGAAGCTTGCGTATATGAATCCAATCTTGTATGATTTTGGAATGGACCTAGCAGATGGCTTCTTCTGTCATGAATTGCAGAAACCAATTACTagtaccttggcagcagcaacatcatcacCATTGCCATTAACTACTGCTCCTGCACCAACTACTACTAATAGTACCACAGCACCAACAGAAATTGCTAATGTTGTCACACCCACTTTCTCATCCACATCAAATGACACCACTCTTCATgagaattcagttttattttcaactATTCAACAGCAGGAagtacagcagcaacagaaactcAATGACTTCTCACAAGTACTactgcaacaacaacagcagcaagaaCTCCCCAACAATGAAGATCTATTATGCTATATGGATTattaccaccagcaccaccacaGACAAGAAGGGGCCACCAACTTGTTTTTTTATGAGTAA